A genomic stretch from Pomacea canaliculata isolate SZHN2017 linkage group LG2, ASM307304v1, whole genome shotgun sequence includes:
- the LOC112556814 gene encoding nuclear factor erythroid 2-related factor 2-like isoform X2 — protein sequence MMELDNLIPQSIDPNLSQDLDLIDVLWRQDVDLGVGKEVFDPGLRRELERERELELLKEAEKRKEADKQQQDKQRQAHLWLTQNFMRDGETGEWVPLAGAESSAVFSPSGPQTSTFLETEDHPVFTLDDALEYVNQHNSENQTYSQFATDTQQFQTSLSGENSSFTVTTFPDPPQQDKQIEETCLVNQSQNYSDYSQFNQSDQDRLEQNWQELMQLLNETTFANATVDTTSAASSTASSAMPPVDTQVLLPQTVTSTMNEAHLMQQQHFNINCPQPMTMLQEQDLCTSTSLNESCILPQQQNTPCGENSILMGLLNDTGMLLQNATMPVALNNSSSNIMDHNILAGDLGFANGSTNFGSSATSAESLDWESGEMFFHNVTGLTSLSSVGSSTMLDASDFPEFLPDEDLDIAINEGLTSIQMLDEAESDSAVSMGSTSPLQELNDTVENSPFDGLEGATGGSDYDAHTDGYGQQNGRTHSSSGGSEDDGFHYSCSSYGSPASVHTNCSTNSNDTDHSNSGSSSVTTTSHIHHNHTYPTQPGQTPREVKKYAKKDGLHKKGPISRDQRKAEELKIPITFDTIVESPVEEFNEIMAKHKLTEQQIALIRDIRRRGKNKVAAQNCRKRKLDVIYTLEDEMTELQRMRDKLLAERSHIEEQTRRAKDVYGSLYQHIFSSLRDDHGQPYNPSQYSLQQSSDGNVFLVPRNYSTTTTTAISTSPCSSSSSARGRPASSRNFEGKDKNSSQQKKKNKE from the exons ATGATGGAGTTAGACAATCTGATACCACAAAGTATTGATCCCAATTTATCGCAG GATCTTGATCTCATTGATGTTCTTTGGAGACAAGATGTGGATCTTGGTGTAGGGAAGGAGGTCTTTGATCCAGGACTACGGCGTGAACTTGAACGAGAACGGGAGCTTGAGCTACTAAAGGAAGCTGAAAAG AGAAAAGAGGCAGATAAGCAACAGCAAGACAAACAAAGACAAGCCCATCTATGGCTTACTCAGAATTTTATGAGAGATGGAGAAACAg GTGAATGGGTGCCATTAGCAGGTGCGGAGAGTTCAGCTGTCTTTTCCCCGTCAGGACCTCAGACCTCCACCTTCCTTGAAACAGAAGATCATCCA GTGTTTACTCTGGATGATGCACTAGAATATGTGAACCAACACAATAGTGAGAACCAAACTTACAGTCAGTTTGCTACTGATACCCAGCAGTTTCAAACGAGTTTGTCAGGGGAGAACAGCTCTTTCACAGTGACTACTTTTCCTGATCCACCTCAGCAAGATAAACAGATTGAGGAAACCTGTCTAGTTAATCAGTCTCAAAACTACTCAGACTACTCTCAATTCAACCAGTCAGATCAG GATCGCCTTGAACAGAACTGGCAAGAGTTGATGCAGCTACTTAATGAAACAACTTTTGCCAACGCAACTGTCGACACTACATCTGCAGCCAGCAGCACAGCGTCCTCTGCCATGCCACCTGTTGACACACAGGTGCTGCTGCCACAAACAGTGACCTCAACCATGAATGAGGCACACTtgatgcagcagcagcacttCAACATAAACTGTCCACAGCCCATGACAATGTTGCAGGAACAGGATCTGTGCACATCAACCTCTTTAAATGAGAGCTGCATTCTTCCACAACAACAGAACACTCCTTGTGGAGAAAACAGCATTTTGATGGGCCTGCTGAATGATACGGGAATGCTTCTGCAGAATGCCACAATGCCAGTGGCTTTGAATAACTCATCAAGCAACATCATGGACCACAACATTTTGGCTGGAGACTTGG GTTTTGCCAATGGCAGTACAAACTTTGGCTCATCTGCCACTTCCGCAGAATCTTTAGACTGGGAGTCAGGTGAAATGTTCTTCCATAATGTGACTGGGCTGACCAGCTTGTCTTCCGTGGGCTCTTCCACCATGCTAGATGCTAGTGACTTTCCTGAATTTCTACCTGATGAAGACCTAGACATTGCCATCAATGAAG GTCTAACAAGCATTCAGATGCTTGACGAGGCAGAGAGTGATTCAGCTGTTTCCATGGGGAGCACTTCACCTCTTCAG GAGTTGAATGACACAGTAGAGAATTCTCCTTTTGATGGTCTTGAGGGTGCAACAGGAGGCAGTGACTATGATGCACATACAGATGGCTATGGCCAGCAGAATGGTCGTACTCACAGTTCCAGTGGTGGCTCAGAG GATGATGGTTTTCACTATAGCTGCAGTTCCTATGGCTCGCCTGCATCTGTCCACACAAACTGCTCTACAAACTCCAACGACACTGATCACTCCAACAGTGGCTCCTCTTCTGTTACAACCACTAGCCACATCCACCATAATCACACTTACCCAACACAGCCAGGACAGACACCACGAGAG gttaaaaaatatgcaaagaaaGATGGATTACACAAGAAAGGTCCAATCTCTCGTGACCAACGCAAAGCTGAAGAGCTCAAAATTCCTATTACATTTGACACCATCGTAGAATCTCCAGTTGAAGAATTCAATGAAATAATGGCGAAACATAAGCTGACAGAACAGCAA ATTGCTCTCATCAGAGACATCAGGCGTCGTGGAAAGAATAAGGTCGCTGCCCAGAACTGCCGCAAACGAAAGCTGGATGTTATCTACACCTTAGAGGATGAGATGACAGAGCTGCAGCGCATGAGGGACAAGCTGCTGGCTGAGCGAAGCCACATAGAGGAGCAGACACGACGGGCTAAAGATGTGTACGGCTCGTTATACCAACACATCTTCAGTTCTCTGCGTGATGATCATGGCCAGCCTTACAACCCCAGCCAGTATTCCCTGCAGCAGTCAAGTGATGGCAATGTTTTTCTGGTGCCACGTAACTattcaaccaccaccaccactgccattTCAACCTCGCCTTGTTCCTCCAGCTCTTCTGCTAGGGGCAGGCCTGCCTCTTCACGTAATTTTGAAGGCAAAGACAAGAACAGTTcacaacagaagaagaaaaacaaggagTAA
- the LOC112555943 gene encoding solute carrier family 22 member 8-like: protein MESLLGEVGAGGRFQVQLVASVKFADMSLAWGMMQMTFAGLVPDWWCQPPEAANSSHGNWSRDNTTFHICPVSNNSDTCGEVVFDDSVQTIVNEWTLVCDLDYVKPMVTSLQMGGVLFGALLGGQVSDSLGRRPTAYLAYLANLIVSLVTAFSISWRMFAIMRVLIGVTLGVKHRRTVHLYAGVHRKQTAAGDCFSNC from the exons ATGGAGAGCCTCCTTGGTGAGGTTGGAGCCGGAGGGAGATTTCAGGTGCAGCTGGTGGCAAGTGTTAAGTTTGCGGACATGTCGCTCGCTTGGGGAATGATGCAGATGACTTTCGCTGGTCTGGTCCCCGACTGGTGGTGTCAGCCACCCGAGGCCGCCAACAGTTCCCATGGAAACTGGTCCCGTGACAACACGACCTTCCACATCTGTCCTGTGTCCAACAACAGCGACACGTGTGGTGAGGTGGTCTTTGACGACTCTGTCCAAACCATCGTTAACGAG TGGACACTAGTCTGTGACCTCGACTATGTCAAGCCCATGGTGACGTCACTACAGATGGGCGGGGTGTTGTTCGGCGCCTTGCTGGGAGGACAGGTGTCTGACTCGTTGGGGAGGCGGCCAACTGCGTATCTAGCGTACCTGGCTAACCTCATCGTCTCCCTAGTGACTGCCTTCTCCATCAGTTGGAGGATGTTCGCCATCATGCGGGTCTTGATTGGCGTCACCTTGGGCGTCAAACATCGTCGTACTGTACACCTATATGCTGGAGTTCATCGGAAGCAAACGGCGGCAGGTGACTGTTTCAGTAATTGTTAG
- the LOC112556814 gene encoding endoplasmic reticulum membrane sensor NFE2L1-like isoform X1 yields MIKEYFSDGILQIAIILSLLRTDLNSFHFPNNELLSYPEVQDILQGQTVGYLPTNFHNHYNTLNSIGGSLHPKHVDSDFYFSSLFRELRLLSRFQRFSGVSTDIEAFLVSESTFGFPASVQSGTVGTTVNTISENEQNGEHSDSQSQVQQQLLSDISHNNNAESTILCDSDSDIAFHSPFPGCDLTKEDLDLIDVLWRQDVDLGVGKEVFDPGLRRELERERELELLKEAEKRKEADKQQQDKQRQAHLWLTQNFMRDGETGEWVPLAGAESSAVFSPSGPQTSTFLETEDHPVFTLDDALEYVNQHNSENQTYSQFATDTQQFQTSLSGENSSFTVTTFPDPPQQDKQIEETCLVNQSQNYSDYSQFNQSDQDRLEQNWQELMQLLNETTFANATVDTTSAASSTASSAMPPVDTQVLLPQTVTSTMNEAHLMQQQHFNINCPQPMTMLQEQDLCTSTSLNESCILPQQQNTPCGENSILMGLLNDTGMLLQNATMPVALNNSSSNIMDHNILAGDLGFANGSTNFGSSATSAESLDWESGEMFFHNVTGLTSLSSVGSSTMLDASDFPEFLPDEDLDIAINEGLTSIQMLDEAESDSAVSMGSTSPLQELNDTVENSPFDGLEGATGGSDYDAHTDGYGQQNGRTHSSSGGSEDDGFHYSCSSYGSPASVHTNCSTNSNDTDHSNSGSSSVTTTSHIHHNHTYPTQPGQTPREVKKYAKKDGLHKKGPISRDQRKAEELKIPITFDTIVESPVEEFNEIMAKHKLTEQQIALIRDIRRRGKNKVAAQNCRKRKLDVIYTLEDEMTELQRMRDKLLAERSHIEEQTRRAKDVYGSLYQHIFSSLRDDHGQPYNPSQYSLQQSSDGNVFLVPRNYSTTTTTAISTSPCSSSSSARGRPASSRNFEGKDKNSSQQKKKNKE; encoded by the exons ATGATAAAAGAGTATTTCAGCGACGGAATTCTTCAGATCGCTATCATTTTAAGTCTTCTGAGAACAGATTTGAATAGCTTTCATTTTCCGAACAATGAACTCCTCAGTTATCCTGAAGTTCAGGATATCTTGCAGGGACAGACAGTGGGCTATTTACCCACAAATTTTCATAATCATTACAATACGTTAAACAGCATAGGTGGATCACTACATCCCAAACATGTAGACAgtgatttttacttttcttccttgtttCGAGAACTAAGACTTTTATCCAGGTTCCAACGTTTCTCTGGGGTATCAACAGACATAGAAGCATTTCTGGTTAGCGAGTCGACTTTTGGATTTCCAGCTTCAGTCCAAAGCGGCACAGTTGGAACCACAGTCAACACCATTAgtgaaaatgaacagaatggAGAACATAGTGACTCTCAGAGCCAGGTTCAACAACAGCTGCTGTCTGATATATCACATAACAATAATGCAGAGAGCACAATACTTTGTGATTCTGACAGTGATATTGCCTTTCATTCACCATTCCCTGGATGTGATCTTACCAAAGAG GATCTTGATCTCATTGATGTTCTTTGGAGACAAGATGTGGATCTTGGTGTAGGGAAGGAGGTCTTTGATCCAGGACTACGGCGTGAACTTGAACGAGAACGGGAGCTTGAGCTACTAAAGGAAGCTGAAAAG AGAAAAGAGGCAGATAAGCAACAGCAAGACAAACAAAGACAAGCCCATCTATGGCTTACTCAGAATTTTATGAGAGATGGAGAAACAg GTGAATGGGTGCCATTAGCAGGTGCGGAGAGTTCAGCTGTCTTTTCCCCGTCAGGACCTCAGACCTCCACCTTCCTTGAAACAGAAGATCATCCA GTGTTTACTCTGGATGATGCACTAGAATATGTGAACCAACACAATAGTGAGAACCAAACTTACAGTCAGTTTGCTACTGATACCCAGCAGTTTCAAACGAGTTTGTCAGGGGAGAACAGCTCTTTCACAGTGACTACTTTTCCTGATCCACCTCAGCAAGATAAACAGATTGAGGAAACCTGTCTAGTTAATCAGTCTCAAAACTACTCAGACTACTCTCAATTCAACCAGTCAGATCAG GATCGCCTTGAACAGAACTGGCAAGAGTTGATGCAGCTACTTAATGAAACAACTTTTGCCAACGCAACTGTCGACACTACATCTGCAGCCAGCAGCACAGCGTCCTCTGCCATGCCACCTGTTGACACACAGGTGCTGCTGCCACAAACAGTGACCTCAACCATGAATGAGGCACACTtgatgcagcagcagcacttCAACATAAACTGTCCACAGCCCATGACAATGTTGCAGGAACAGGATCTGTGCACATCAACCTCTTTAAATGAGAGCTGCATTCTTCCACAACAACAGAACACTCCTTGTGGAGAAAACAGCATTTTGATGGGCCTGCTGAATGATACGGGAATGCTTCTGCAGAATGCCACAATGCCAGTGGCTTTGAATAACTCATCAAGCAACATCATGGACCACAACATTTTGGCTGGAGACTTGG GTTTTGCCAATGGCAGTACAAACTTTGGCTCATCTGCCACTTCCGCAGAATCTTTAGACTGGGAGTCAGGTGAAATGTTCTTCCATAATGTGACTGGGCTGACCAGCTTGTCTTCCGTGGGCTCTTCCACCATGCTAGATGCTAGTGACTTTCCTGAATTTCTACCTGATGAAGACCTAGACATTGCCATCAATGAAG GTCTAACAAGCATTCAGATGCTTGACGAGGCAGAGAGTGATTCAGCTGTTTCCATGGGGAGCACTTCACCTCTTCAG GAGTTGAATGACACAGTAGAGAATTCTCCTTTTGATGGTCTTGAGGGTGCAACAGGAGGCAGTGACTATGATGCACATACAGATGGCTATGGCCAGCAGAATGGTCGTACTCACAGTTCCAGTGGTGGCTCAGAG GATGATGGTTTTCACTATAGCTGCAGTTCCTATGGCTCGCCTGCATCTGTCCACACAAACTGCTCTACAAACTCCAACGACACTGATCACTCCAACAGTGGCTCCTCTTCTGTTACAACCACTAGCCACATCCACCATAATCACACTTACCCAACACAGCCAGGACAGACACCACGAGAG gttaaaaaatatgcaaagaaaGATGGATTACACAAGAAAGGTCCAATCTCTCGTGACCAACGCAAAGCTGAAGAGCTCAAAATTCCTATTACATTTGACACCATCGTAGAATCTCCAGTTGAAGAATTCAATGAAATAATGGCGAAACATAAGCTGACAGAACAGCAA ATTGCTCTCATCAGAGACATCAGGCGTCGTGGAAAGAATAAGGTCGCTGCCCAGAACTGCCGCAAACGAAAGCTGGATGTTATCTACACCTTAGAGGATGAGATGACAGAGCTGCAGCGCATGAGGGACAAGCTGCTGGCTGAGCGAAGCCACATAGAGGAGCAGACACGACGGGCTAAAGATGTGTACGGCTCGTTATACCAACACATCTTCAGTTCTCTGCGTGATGATCATGGCCAGCCTTACAACCCCAGCCAGTATTCCCTGCAGCAGTCAAGTGATGGCAATGTTTTTCTGGTGCCACGTAACTattcaaccaccaccaccactgccattTCAACCTCGCCTTGTTCCTCCAGCTCTTCTGCTAGGGGCAGGCCTGCCTCTTCACGTAATTTTGAAGGCAAAGACAAGAACAGTTcacaacagaagaagaaaaacaaggagTAA
- the LOC112557351 gene encoding uncharacterized protein LOC112557351, whose amino-acid sequence MDNEEEVVHGYIVVGILMGVSAFTLLLLKETKGQDLRDSMTSVEVDNRIVNEPSSRTSSLDDDAPPMTEEPSWSGSRTDAASAVISRTGEPAKPLTPTSYEAKEEVEVKVEY is encoded by the exons ATG GACAATGAGGAAGAGGTTGTTCACGGCTACATTGTGGTGGGTATCCTGATGGGAGTTTCGGCCTtcacgttgttgttgttgaaggaaACTAAAGGTCAAGACCTTAGAGACAGCATGACCTCTGTTGAGGTCGACAACAGAATTGTCAATGAGCCATCAAGCCGGACATCCAGTCTGGATGATGATGCCCCACCGATGACAGAGGAGCCATCATGGTCAGGTTCTAGGACGGATGCTGCTAGTGCTGTTATATCGAGGACAGGAGAGCCGGCAAAACCTTTGACCCCGACCTCATATGAAGCcaaggaggaggtggaggtgaAGGTCGAATATTAA